The proteins below come from a single Vitis vinifera cultivar Pinot Noir 40024 chromosome 9, ASM3070453v1 genomic window:
- the LOC100249094 gene encoding methyl-CpG-binding domain-containing protein 11, whose protein sequence is MASQDEVVSMELPAPPSWKKMFMPKKGTPRKNEIVFIAPTGEEINSRKQLEQYLKSHPGNPAISEFDWGTGETPRRSARISEKAKATPPAESEPPKKRGRKSSGSKKDGKETEAATEEQEGKKEISMQDADVTEKANAESEDVSKEIQVENGVKTVAEADQVKNLDVNMEEAGPVEAIDGKDEKIQSDTGDSKVAATETEVVNAEEAQGEKEVKKQEVAEAVAVDEPAKEAGAKVTQKEGDKLETSATVELNEAVNKDKPNGLGIAPEEEVKEKQEVPDNDGKCKFQVEENGKKLEGDVTENGKVNQMQRAETPQHPAPSPVSC, encoded by the exons ATGGCTAGTCAAGACGAAGTGGTGTCCATGGAGCTGCCAGCTCCACCTTCTTGGAAGAAAATG TTCATGCCCAAGAAAGGTACACCAAGGAAGAACGAGATTGTATTCATTGCTCCAACAGGGGAAGAGATTAACAGCCGAAAACAATTGGAGCAGTACCTAAAATCGCATCCTGGTAATCCTGCAATATCAGAATTTGACTGGGGCACTGGCGAAACCCCAAGGAGATCAGCAAGGATCAGTGAGAAGGCAAAGGCAACTCCACCAGCAGAAAGTGAGCCCCCTAAGAAACGAGGTCGAAAATCATCAGGTTCAAAGAAGGATGGGAAAGAAACAGAGGCTGCAACGGAAGAACAGGAGGGTAAGAAAGAAATTTCCATGCAAGATGCAGATGTAACTGAGAAGGCAAATGCAGAGTCAGAGGATGTTTCCAAAGAAATTCAAGTTGAGAATGGAGTTAAAACAGTGGCAGAAGCTGACCAAGTGAAGAATTTAGATGTTAATATGGAAGAAGCTGGTCCTGTGGAAGCTATAGATGGAAAAGATGAAAAGATCCAGAGTGACACTGGGGACTCCAAGGTTGCTGCTACAGAAACAGAAGTTGTCAATGCTGAAGAAGCCCAAGGTGAGAAGGAAGTTAAAAAGCAAGAAGTTGCAGAGGCAGTGGCAGTGGATGAACCAGCAAAGGAAGCTGGTGCTAAAGTAACTCAAAAAGAAGGGGACAAGCTGGAAACCTCCGCCACTGTGGAGCTAAATGAAGCAGTAAACAAAGACAAGCCCAACGGATTGGGTATTGCACCTGAGGAAGAAGTCAAAGAGAAACAGGAAGTACCAGACAACGATGGAAAATGCAAGTTTCAGGTGGAGGAGAACGGCAAAAAACTAGAAGGGGATGTGACTGAGAATGGCAAGGTCAACCAGATGCAGCGAGCTGAGACACCACAGCATCCAGCTCCCTCTCCTGTGAGCTGCTGA
- the LOC100252579 gene encoding glucan endo-1,3-beta-glucosidase 14 isoform X1: protein MLLPVQFASNQMGFSSLFFLLFLLLLSPIDLSVHAFTGTYGINYGRIADNIPSPESVVTLLKAAKIKNVRIYDANHDVLTAFKGSGIEIIVGLGNEFLKQISVGEDHAIDWIKENVQPFLPGTKIRGIAVGNEVLGSTDPELWEVLLNAVKNVYSAVSRLHLADDIEVSSPHSEAVFANSFPPSACIFKETLLPYMKPLLQFFSQIGSPFYINAYPFLAYMSDPEHIDLNYALFQSNPGIYDSKTNLHYDNMFDAQVDAAYAALEKAGFAKMEVIVSETGWASKGDATEAGATVKNARTYNYNLRKRLMKKKGTPYRPKIAVKAYIFALFNENLKPGPTSERNFGLFKADGSISYDIGFTGLTSAASSLKVTGAGGWFQSSYLVVFATCAAVVPLALTS from the exons ATGCTGCTTCCTGTCCAATTTGCTTCCAACCAAATGGGgttctcttctctctttttccttctcttcctcctcctcctctctcCTATTG ATTTATCAGTCCATGCATTCACAGGAACATATGGAATAAACTATGGCAGGATTGCGGATAACATCCCTTCACCTGAAAGTGTAGTGACACTTCTGAAAGCAGCAAAAATCAAGAACGTTAGAATCTATGACGCCAATCATGATGTCCTCACGGCATTCAAAGGCTCTGGTATTGAAATAATTGTTGGACTTGGGAATGAGTTTTTGAAACAAATTAGTGTGGGGGAGGACCATGCCATCGATTGGATAAAAGAAAATGTCCAGCCATTCCTTCCTGGAACTAAAATTCGGGGAATTGCGGTGGGAAATGAAGTCTTGGGGAGCACTGATCCAGAGCTCTGGGAAGTTCTGCTGAATGCAGTAAAAAATGTCTACAGTGCTGTCTCTCGGTTGCATTTGGCCGATGATATTGAGGTCTCAAGTCCACACTCAGAGGCTGTGTTTGCCAATTCTTTCCCTCCATCTGCCTGTATTTTTAAGGAGACTCTTCTTCCATACATGAAACCACTTTTGCAGTTCTTTTCTCAGATTGGTTCTCCTTTCTACATAAATGCATACCCCTTTCTAGCATATATGAGTGACCCTGAACATATTGACCTTAACTATGCCCTTTTCCAATCAAACCCTGGGATCTATGATTCAAAGACCAACCTACACTATGACAACATGTTCGATGCTCAGGTTGATGCAGCTTATGCTGCTTTGGAAAAGGCTGGGTTTGCAAAGATGGAGGTCATAGTTTCTGAAACCGGTTGGGCTTCTAAAGGCGATGCGACTGAAGCAGGAGCCACTGTCAAAAACGCCAGGACTTACAATTATAATCTGCGCAAGCGCCTTATGAAAAAGAAGGGGACACCCTATAGGCCAAAGATCGCGGTGAAGGCATATATCTTTGCTTTGTTTAATGAGAATTTGAAGCCGGGGCCAACCTCTGAGAGGAATTTTGGACTGTTTAAAGCTGATGGGAGCATCTCATATGACATAGGGTTCACTGGGCTTACTTCAGCTGCCTCATCTCTCAAG GTTACTGGAGCTGGAGGTTGGTTTCAATCCTCATACTTGGTGGTTTTCGCGACATGTGCTGCAGTTGTGCCTCTGGCTTTAACATCATGA
- the LOC100252579 gene encoding glucan endo-1,3-beta-glucosidase 14 isoform X2 gives MLLPVQFASNQMGFSSLFFLLFLLLLSPIADLSVHAFTGTYGINYGRIADNIPSPESVVTLLKAAKIKNVRIYDANHDVLTAFKGSGIEIIVGLGNEFLKQISVGEDHAIDWIKENVQPFLPGTKIRGIAVGNEVLGSTDPELWEVLLNAVKNVYSAVSRLHLADDIEVSSPHSEAVFANSFPPSACIFKETLLPYMKPLLQFFSQIGSPFYINAYPFLAYMSDPEHIDLNYALFQSNPGIYDSKTNLHYDNMFDAQVDAAYAALEKAGFAKMEVIVSETGWASKGDATEAGATVKNARTYNYNLRKRLMKKKGTPYRPKIAVKAYIFALFNENLKPGPTSERNFGLFKADGSISYDIGFTGLTSAASSLKVTGAGGWFQSSYLVVFATCAAVVPLALTS, from the exons ATGCTGCTTCCTGTCCAATTTGCTTCCAACCAAATGGGgttctcttctctctttttccttctcttcctcctcctcctctctcCTATTG CAGATTTATCAGTCCATGCATTCACAGGAACATATGGAATAAACTATGGCAGGATTGCGGATAACATCCCTTCACCTGAAAGTGTAGTGACACTTCTGAAAGCAGCAAAAATCAAGAACGTTAGAATCTATGACGCCAATCATGATGTCCTCACGGCATTCAAAGGCTCTGGTATTGAAATAATTGTTGGACTTGGGAATGAGTTTTTGAAACAAATTAGTGTGGGGGAGGACCATGCCATCGATTGGATAAAAGAAAATGTCCAGCCATTCCTTCCTGGAACTAAAATTCGGGGAATTGCGGTGGGAAATGAAGTCTTGGGGAGCACTGATCCAGAGCTCTGGGAAGTTCTGCTGAATGCAGTAAAAAATGTCTACAGTGCTGTCTCTCGGTTGCATTTGGCCGATGATATTGAGGTCTCAAGTCCACACTCAGAGGCTGTGTTTGCCAATTCTTTCCCTCCATCTGCCTGTATTTTTAAGGAGACTCTTCTTCCATACATGAAACCACTTTTGCAGTTCTTTTCTCAGATTGGTTCTCCTTTCTACATAAATGCATACCCCTTTCTAGCATATATGAGTGACCCTGAACATATTGACCTTAACTATGCCCTTTTCCAATCAAACCCTGGGATCTATGATTCAAAGACCAACCTACACTATGACAACATGTTCGATGCTCAGGTTGATGCAGCTTATGCTGCTTTGGAAAAGGCTGGGTTTGCAAAGATGGAGGTCATAGTTTCTGAAACCGGTTGGGCTTCTAAAGGCGATGCGACTGAAGCAGGAGCCACTGTCAAAAACGCCAGGACTTACAATTATAATCTGCGCAAGCGCCTTATGAAAAAGAAGGGGACACCCTATAGGCCAAAGATCGCGGTGAAGGCATATATCTTTGCTTTGTTTAATGAGAATTTGAAGCCGGGGCCAACCTCTGAGAGGAATTTTGGACTGTTTAAAGCTGATGGGAGCATCTCATATGACATAGGGTTCACTGGGCTTACTTCAGCTGCCTCATCTCTCAAG GTTACTGGAGCTGGAGGTTGGTTTCAATCCTCATACTTGGTGGTTTTCGCGACATGTGCTGCAGTTGTGCCTCTGGCTTTAACATCATGA